From a single Bacillus gobiensis genomic region:
- a CDS encoding GvpL/GvpF family gas vesicle protein yields MSRLSQTGIYIFCGIQTKETSSFGKVTIEGEERSTFTIHYKDTAMVAAEVPMKIYHPNKENLMTHQKVISSVMAQNDTVIPISFGNVFQTKRDVEVLLENLYPQFAKLFPEIKGKMELGLKVIGKKEWLETAIKEKPEVEKMKQTMQGKSRNAQYYDRIRLGGIAQNFFASLQNEVKKDIFVPLKEDSIAAKINEPIGETMLLNAAFLIDRSKEEPFDQKVNEVHEKWKDKVQFKYSGPWPAYNFINIKLKVEEGR; encoded by the coding sequence GTGAGCCGGTTGAGTCAAACGGGAATATACATTTTTTGCGGAATTCAGACCAAGGAAACATCCTCATTTGGTAAGGTGACGATCGAAGGAGAAGAGAGGTCAACCTTTACGATCCATTATAAGGACACGGCAATGGTGGCTGCTGAGGTTCCGATGAAGATCTATCACCCGAACAAAGAAAACCTGATGACTCATCAGAAGGTGATATCTTCAGTCATGGCCCAAAATGATACTGTCATTCCAATTAGCTTTGGAAATGTTTTTCAAACGAAAAGAGACGTGGAGGTTCTTCTGGAAAATCTGTATCCGCAGTTCGCAAAGCTCTTCCCTGAAATCAAGGGGAAAATGGAGCTTGGATTAAAGGTAATCGGAAAAAAAGAATGGCTGGAAACAGCAATCAAAGAGAAGCCAGAAGTGGAGAAAATGAAGCAAACGATGCAAGGAAAGTCACGGAATGCTCAATATTATGACCGTATCCGGCTTGGCGGCATAGCTCAAAATTTCTTTGCTTCTCTGCAAAATGAAGTGAAAAAAGACATTTTTGTTCCGTTAAAAGAAGATTCCATTGCGGCAAAAATCAATGAACCAATCGGAGAGACAATGCTTTTGAACGCTGCCTTTCTCATTGATCGCAGCAAGGAAGAACCATTTGATCAAAAAGTGAATGAAGTCCATGAGAAATGGAAGGATAAAGTTCAATTTAAATATTCCGGTCCATGGCCTGCTTATAATTTCATAAATATCAAGCTTAAAGTAGAGGAAGGCCGATGA
- a CDS encoding gas vesicle protein GvpG — MIHKLFTVPMNLVIKVGEKVKEEADRELYDLDFIQQKLIRLQMMYELEEIPEKVYKEKEEELLMRYEVAKARELEEWEAMTKKQR; from the coding sequence ATGATCCATAAACTGTTCACTGTCCCGATGAACCTAGTCATTAAGGTCGGTGAAAAAGTGAAAGAAGAAGCAGATCGTGAGCTTTACGATCTGGATTTCATTCAACAAAAGCTGATACGCCTGCAAATGATGTACGAATTAGAGGAGATCCCTGAAAAGGTTTATAAGGAAAAAGAAGAAGAACTGCTCATGCGATATGAGGTCGCAAAAGCACGCGAATTGGAAGAATGGGAAGCCATGACAAAGAAGCAGAGGTGA
- a CDS encoding GvpL/GvpF family gas vesicle protein, whose product MSAFFYLYGLIPTAEKNEKSFIPFKGIDKEHESYTISMGDITAIGSDVREEEYSEEVIKDKMNNDMEWLQEKAMHHHDVLAALQSQYTVIPMKFCTIYKSKNSMEQQIGASRKKINDSFLKVMGNEEWNLKIYYDGTKLKDHLRNSHLGIAAKKEEISKLPPGRQFFEKRKLDQHLDQEVEREINKRCEDIHNQLTQFSDYSTVKKNLSKEVTGKIYDMSWNSVYLIPLPQVEAFLEDIQEKKQSYEEFGLQMEASGPWPAYHFANLA is encoded by the coding sequence ATGTCAGCGTTTTTTTATTTATACGGGCTCATACCCACGGCAGAAAAGAACGAAAAAAGCTTCATTCCCTTTAAAGGAATTGATAAAGAACACGAGTCATATACGATATCGATGGGAGATATCACGGCGATTGGCAGTGATGTTAGGGAAGAAGAGTATTCTGAAGAAGTAATAAAAGACAAAATGAACAATGACATGGAGTGGCTGCAAGAAAAAGCGATGCATCACCATGATGTTTTGGCTGCACTTCAAAGCCAATACACAGTCATTCCCATGAAGTTTTGCACCATCTATAAAAGCAAAAACAGCATGGAACAACAGATTGGAGCCAGTCGGAAGAAAATCAATGATTCGTTTTTAAAAGTTATGGGAAACGAAGAATGGAATTTAAAAATCTATTACGATGGCACAAAACTAAAAGATCATCTTCGTAACAGCCATCTGGGGATTGCAGCAAAAAAAGAAGAAATTAGCAAATTGCCGCCCGGCAGGCAATTTTTCGAAAAAAGAAAACTCGATCAACACCTCGATCAAGAGGTTGAGAGAGAAATAAATAAGAGGTGTGAAGATATTCATAATCAACTGACACAATTCTCTGATTATAGCACAGTCAAAAAGAATTTGAGCAAGGAAGTGACTGGTAAAATCTATGACATGAGCTGGAACAGCGTATATCTTATCCCTCTCCCACAAGTAGAAGCTTTTTTAGAAGACATTCAGGAAAAGAAACAGTCCTATGAGGAATTTGGATTGCAGATGGAAGCTTCTGGACCATGGCCGGCTTACCATTTTGCAAATCTTGCCTAA
- a CDS encoding gas vesicle protein, which yields MSQRSAAENKDVSLIDILDVILDKGVAIKGDLIISIAGVDLVYLDLRVLIASVETLINAKELSSAEFDNEKEGLEDAIGHSEKWPDSSRS from the coding sequence ATGAGCCAGAGATCAGCCGCGGAAAATAAAGATGTGTCGCTCATCGATATATTGGATGTCATTCTCGATAAAGGCGTTGCCATTAAGGGTGATTTGATTATTTCTATTGCCGGAGTCGATTTAGTCTATCTTGATTTGCGTGTATTAATTGCTTCTGTTGAGACGCTGATAAACGCAAAAGAATTATCATCTGCAGAATTTGATAATGAGAAGGAGGGTTTGGAAGATGCAATCGGACACTCTGAAAAATGGCCGGATTCATCTCGATCCTGA
- a CDS encoding gas vesicle protein K, translating to MQSDTLKNGRIHLDPDRAEHGLAQLVLTVIELLRQIVERHAIRRVDSGNLTDEQIENLGLALQNLELKMDELKTIFQLTDKDLNIDLGPLGNLLPRSK from the coding sequence ATGCAATCGGACACTCTGAAAAATGGCCGGATTCATCTCGATCCTGATCGAGCAGAGCATGGGTTGGCCCAGCTCGTTTTGACCGTGATAGAACTTCTGCGGCAAATCGTTGAACGGCATGCGATTCGACGGGTTGATTCAGGAAATTTAACCGATGAACAAATCGAGAATCTGGGACTGGCCTTGCAGAATTTAGAATTGAAAATGGATGAATTAAAAACGATTTTTCAGTTAACGGATAAAGACTTAAATATTGATCTTGGGCCTTTAGGAAACCTGCTTCCACGATCAAAATAG
- the gvpJ gene encoding gas vesicle protein produces MPVEGPVQSSTIVDVLEKVLDKGVVIAGDITVGIADVELLTIKIRLIVASVDKAKEIGMDWWESDPYLSSKASDKSRQLEEENKRLNERLRALEHKLERNS; encoded by the coding sequence ATGCCGGTGGAAGGTCCAGTACAATCAAGCACAATTGTTGATGTGTTAGAAAAGGTTCTGGATAAAGGAGTCGTTATTGCCGGAGACATCACGGTAGGAATTGCCGATGTAGAGCTATTAACGATAAAAATCCGTTTAATCGTCGCATCGGTTGACAAGGCAAAAGAAATTGGCATGGACTGGTGGGAGTCGGATCCCTATTTATCTTCAAAAGCATCCGACAAGAGTCGCCAGCTGGAAGAGGAAAATAAGCGGCTGAATGAACGTCTTCGAGCATTAGAACATAAACTGGAACGCAATTCATAA
- the gvpT gene encoding YtxH domain-containing protein, which yields MTIENNVEGKENNVEGKENNVEGNEKRENKLTSSPVKRTILYGVAGATIGLVTSKKAGKRILAAVDTEKLKEKSLSFGKSAKEKLSELKDSSVEKSQQAAKDIKNKTTNFITKRKNNEEAETQTNETEPENKNDHSDNEQYEALKEQNKKLSERLEQVEQKLKQLSESTESDSGSKTDKAETSVSSNDDTSSK from the coding sequence ATGACAATCGAAAACAATGTTGAAGGAAAAGAAAACAATGTTGAAGGAAAAGAAAACAATGTTGAAGGAAACGAGAAGCGTGAAAATAAATTAACGAGCAGTCCGGTTAAACGCACCATTTTATATGGAGTCGCAGGAGCGACGATCGGGCTGGTCACCAGCAAGAAAGCAGGAAAGAGGATTTTGGCAGCGGTTGACACAGAGAAATTAAAAGAAAAAAGCTTGAGCTTTGGAAAATCAGCTAAGGAAAAACTAAGTGAATTAAAGGATTCAAGTGTTGAAAAGTCACAGCAGGCTGCAAAGGATATAAAAAATAAAACGACAAATTTCATAACGAAAAGAAAAAATAATGAGGAAGCTGAAACGCAAACAAATGAAACTGAACCGGAAAATAAAAATGATCATTCCGATAACGAGCAATATGAAGCGTTAAAGGAACAAAATAAAAAGCTGAGTGAACGCTTAGAACAGGTAGAACAAAAATTGAAGCAGCTATCGGAATCGACTGAAAGTGATAGTGGGTCAAAAACTGACAAAGCAGAAACATCTGTTTCCAGCAATGACGATACGTCTTCAAAATGA
- the gvpU gene encoding gas vesicle accessory protein GvpU: MTSSPSKDSTLEFFVKASNKHEFSLDITLNVNGSVVTGTIISAHEYFETVSETFEDGNEIAQKISEGLVKASESAKNSSQESDIGFIHLKNTRIYNGDGKGTPSKGDILWRGKLDQVDGFFLGRISEG; this comes from the coding sequence ATGACGTCATCACCATCCAAAGACAGTACGCTCGAATTTTTTGTGAAGGCTTCAAATAAACATGAGTTTTCACTGGATATTACATTAAATGTGAATGGGTCGGTGGTTACTGGAACGATCATCTCGGCCCATGAGTATTTTGAAACGGTGAGTGAAACATTTGAAGATGGAAATGAAATTGCTCAAAAAATTAGTGAAGGACTTGTAAAGGCTAGTGAGTCAGCAAAGAATAGCAGCCAAGAAAGCGACATCGGTTTTATTCATTTAAAAAATACACGTATTTATAACGGCGATGGTAAAGGAACACCCTCGAAAGGGGATATTTTATGGCGGGGCAAGCTGGATCAAGTAGATGGATTCTTTCTCGGAAGAATTTCAGAGGGATAA
- a CDS encoding alkaline phosphatase D family protein: MAEERSLEGWIKKLSDESFKNNKFDRRRFIHGAGKIAGISLGLTIAQSMGAFTINAAPRFSSYPFTLGVASGDPLSDSVVLWTRLAPNPLNGGGMPEEAVPVKWEIAKDEDFRNIIKKGTEVAQPDLGHSVHAEVYGLEPNQVYYYRFKSGNELSPVGKTKTIPAPGSSVASLSFAFASCQQYEHGFYTAYEHMANEDLDLVFHLGDYIYEYGPNEYVSKTGNVRTHSGPEIMSLQDYRNRHAQYRSDVNLKAAHAAFPWVVTWDDHEVENNYADKIPEKGQSIEAFVHRRAAAYQAYYEHMPLRLSSLPNGPDMQLYRNFSYGDLASFHVLDTRQYRDDQANGDGNKPPSEESEDASRTLLGTDQEQWLFQSIEKSTASWNVLAQQIFFAKWNFGTSEAPIYSMDSWDGYPAQRQRVIDFINGKEMNNLVVLTGDVHANWASNLHTDLHDPNSRIFGVEFVGTSITSGGNGSDIRADTERILKENPHIRFFNDYRGYVRCHVTPEQWKADYRVVPFVSEPGAAISTRASFVYNKDQAGLQKVASNSVQGGVKKSDQVEEDRFTAHTNAHQKQMRKQQGKVHQ; the protein is encoded by the coding sequence GTGGCAGAAGAAAGATCATTAGAAGGTTGGATTAAAAAGCTTAGTGACGAGAGCTTTAAGAACAACAAATTTGATCGCCGTCGTTTTATTCATGGGGCTGGTAAGATTGCCGGCATATCACTGGGGCTTACAATCGCCCAGTCAATGGGGGCATTTACCATAAATGCTGCTCCTAGATTCTCCAGTTATCCTTTTACGCTGGGGGTTGCTTCAGGAGATCCGCTCTCTGATAGTGTCGTTTTGTGGACAAGGCTAGCGCCAAATCCTCTTAATGGCGGAGGAATGCCGGAGGAAGCAGTACCGGTTAAATGGGAGATTGCTAAGGATGAAGATTTCCGCAACATCATTAAGAAAGGAACGGAGGTTGCACAGCCTGATCTTGGACACTCCGTTCATGCGGAGGTATATGGACTTGAGCCTAATCAAGTATACTATTATCGCTTCAAAAGCGGGAATGAATTAAGTCCCGTCGGCAAAACAAAGACGATCCCTGCACCAGGTTCAAGCGTTGCATCTTTAAGCTTTGCGTTTGCTTCTTGCCAGCAATATGAACATGGCTTCTACACCGCTTATGAACACATGGCAAACGAAGATCTTGATCTGGTCTTTCATTTAGGAGATTACATTTATGAATACGGGCCAAACGAATACGTTTCCAAAACAGGAAATGTACGTACACACAGCGGTCCTGAAATCATGTCTCTTCAGGATTATCGGAACCGTCATGCCCAATACCGTTCAGATGTAAATTTGAAAGCCGCGCATGCCGCCTTCCCATGGGTAGTCACATGGGATGATCATGAGGTTGAAAATAACTATGCTGATAAAATACCAGAAAAAGGACAGTCGATCGAAGCCTTCGTACATAGGCGAGCTGCAGCTTATCAGGCCTATTACGAGCATATGCCGCTTCGATTGTCATCTTTGCCTAATGGTCCGGACATGCAGCTGTACAGAAATTTTTCTTACGGAGATTTAGCTTCATTCCATGTTCTTGATACACGTCAATATCGCGATGATCAAGCAAATGGAGATGGCAACAAACCACCTTCTGAAGAGTCGGAAGATGCGAGTCGTACGCTTCTAGGAACAGATCAGGAACAGTGGCTCTTTCAAAGCATAGAGAAATCCACTGCCAGCTGGAATGTTCTCGCTCAGCAAATCTTCTTTGCCAAATGGAATTTCGGTACAAGCGAAGCGCCGATTTACAGTATGGATTCCTGGGATGGCTATCCGGCACAGAGACAGCGTGTCATCGATTTTATCAACGGCAAGGAAATGAACAATCTCGTCGTCCTTACTGGTGATGTTCACGCAAACTGGGCTTCCAACCTGCATACTGACCTTCACGATCCGAACTCCCGGATTTTTGGGGTTGAATTTGTTGGAACATCGATCACTTCCGGAGGGAACGGGTCAGATATACGGGCAGATACTGAACGTATTTTGAAGGAAAACCCGCATATTCGTTTTTTCAATGATTACCGCGGTTATGTGCGTTGCCATGTGACTCCTGAGCAATGGAAAGCAGATTATCGCGTCGTTCCATTCGTCTCCGAGCCCGGAGCTGCGATTTCCACGCGAGCTTCCTTTGTGTACAACAAGGATCAGGCAGGATTGCAGAAGGTGGCTTCTAACTCTGTTCAAGGAGGGGTTAAGAAGTCAGATCAGGTTGAAGAGGATCGTTTTACAGCACATACTAACGCTCATCAAAAACAAATGCGGAAACAGCAGGGGAAAGTCCATCAATAA
- a CDS encoding twin-arginine translocase TatA/TatE family subunit → MLTNIGIPGLVLILVIALIIFGPSKLPEIGRACGRTLTEFKNASKSLLPSEDNNEKNVELKTVEKKKDQSVG, encoded by the coding sequence ATGTTGACGAATATCGGAATACCCGGTTTGGTATTGATACTTGTGATCGCATTGATTATTTTCGGGCCGTCGAAGCTTCCTGAAATCGGGAGAGCCTGCGGAAGAACCTTAACCGAATTCAAAAATGCATCAAAATCATTATTGCCATCTGAAGATAATAATGAAAAGAATGTAGAATTAAAAACCGTTGAAAAGAAAAAGGATCAATCAGTCGGATAA